A region from the Clostridium beijerinckii genome encodes:
- a CDS encoding transcription elongation factor GreA has product MSQAKQYLMTYEGVKKLESELEYLKTVKRKEITEKIKVALGYGDLSENSEYDEAKNDQAFTEGRILQLENMLKNAVVVDESEIPSDIVSVGSKVKVKDYEFDEEVEYSIVGSAEADPMNFKISNESPVGSALMGKKVGAILEVIVPNGVNKFEILGISRS; this is encoded by the coding sequence ATGAGCCAAGCAAAACAATATTTAATGACTTATGAAGGTGTTAAAAAATTAGAAAGTGAACTTGAATATTTAAAGACAGTAAAAAGAAAAGAAATAACTGAAAAGATAAAGGTTGCATTAGGATATGGAGATTTAAGTGAAAACTCTGAATATGATGAAGCTAAGAATGACCAAGCATTTACAGAAGGAAGAATACTTCAATTAGAAAATATGTTAAAGAATGCAGTTGTTGTTGATGAATCAGAAATTCCAAGTGATATTGTTTCAGTTGGATCAAAGGTTAAAGTTAAAGATTATGAATTTGATGAAGAAGTAGAATATTCAATAGTAGGTTCAGCGGAAGCAGATCCTATGAATTTTAAGATATCAAATGAATCGCCAGTTGGAAGCGCTTTAATGGGGAAAAAAGTGGGCGCTATATTAGAAGTGATAGTTCCAAATGGAGTAAATAAATTTGAAATACTAGGAATAAGTAGAAGTTAA
- a CDS encoding tRNA dihydrouridine synthase DusB, translating to MKIGDLTFENNIFLAPMAGVTDISFRGLCKEMGCGLVYTEMVSAKALYYGSENTQALLRIADEEKPVAVQIFGREPDIMANICEEQLNDRSDICIIDINMGCPAPKIVKNGEGSALMNEPELAYEIVKAIKKVSKKPVTVKFRKGFDEDNINAVEFAKGMEQAGVDAITIHGRTRKQMYQGVADWEIIKKIKESVSVPVIGNGDVFSPEDALKMKDITNCDGIMIARGSQGNPWIFRQVSSALKGQTINEISNREKIEMCIRHYELAIKYDGEFKAIREMRKHASWYIKGLPRCTDIRNQINILDNSKKVIEILMKYKEELKGKF from the coding sequence ATGAAAATAGGAGATTTAACTTTTGAGAATAATATATTTTTAGCCCCTATGGCAGGTGTGACAGATATATCATTTAGAGGATTATGTAAAGAAATGGGATGTGGGTTAGTTTATACCGAAATGGTTAGTGCTAAAGCTTTATATTATGGAAGTGAAAATACACAAGCCTTACTTAGAATAGCAGATGAAGAAAAACCAGTGGCAGTTCAAATTTTTGGAAGGGAACCAGATATAATGGCAAATATCTGTGAAGAACAATTAAATGATAGAAGTGATATTTGCATTATTGACATAAATATGGGCTGCCCAGCTCCTAAGATAGTTAAAAACGGAGAGGGATCTGCTTTGATGAATGAGCCAGAACTTGCATATGAAATTGTAAAGGCTATAAAAAAGGTTTCTAAAAAGCCTGTTACTGTTAAATTCCGAAAGGGATTTGATGAGGATAATATTAATGCGGTAGAATTCGCAAAAGGGATGGAACAAGCAGGAGTTGATGCAATTACTATTCATGGACGAACAAGAAAACAGATGTATCAAGGTGTTGCAGACTGGGAGATAATAAAAAAAATCAAAGAAAGTGTTTCTGTTCCTGTAATAGGTAATGGAGATGTATTTTCGCCGGAAGACGCTCTTAAAATGAAAGATATTACTAATTGTGATGGTATAATGATTGCTAGAGGAAGCCAAGGAAATCCATGGATATTTAGGCAAGTGAGCAGTGCATTAAAAGGGCAAACTATTAATGAAATTTCAAATAGAGAAAAAATTGAAATGTGCATTAGGCATTATGAATTAGCAATTAAATATGATGGTGAATTCAAAGCTATTAGAGAAATGAGAAAACATGCATCGTGGTACATTAAGGGTCTTCCAAGATGCACAGATATTAGAAATCAAATTAATATCTTAGATAATAGTAAAAAAGTAATTGAAATTTTAATGAAATATAAAGAAGAATTAAAAGGTAAATTTTAG